One genomic segment of Odocoileus virginianus isolate 20LAN1187 ecotype Illinois chromosome 17, Ovbor_1.2, whole genome shotgun sequence includes these proteins:
- the SOCS7 gene encoding suppressor of cytokine signaling 7 isoform X1 codes for MQGAELRDGEAAAAAASYRVLSRLLGYGEAAPEPGPPPPPPGHGPAPPPFLARPGPRGSRPPQLMVFRNVGRPPEEEDAEAAQEPGPSELLCPRHRCALDPKALPPGLALERTWGPAAGLEAQLAALGLGQPAGPGVKMVGGGCCPCPCPPQPLPPQPQPPAAAPQAGEDPTETSDALLVLEGLESEAESLETNSCSEEELSSPGRGGGGGGGRLLLQPPGSELPPVPFPMQDLVPPGRLSRGEQLQQPPPPPPPPGPLRPLAGLSRKGSLKIRLSRLFRTKSCNGGSGGGDGAGKRPSGELAASAASLTDMGGSAGRELDPGRKPRLTRTQSAFSPVSFSPLFTGETVSLVDVDISQRGLTSPHPPTPPPPPRRSLSLLDDISGTLPTSVLVAPMGSSLQSFPLPPPPPPHAPDAFPRIAPIRAAESLHSQPPQHLQCPLYRPDSSSFAASLRELEKCGWYWGPMNWEDAEMKLKGKPDGSFLVRDSSDPRYILSLSFRSQGITHHTRMEHYRGTFSLWCHPKFEDRCQSVVEFIKRAIMHSKNGKFLYFLRSRVPGLPPTPVQLLYPVSRFSNVKSLQHLCRFRIRQLVRIDHIPDLPLPKPLISYIRKFYYYDPQEEVYLSLKEAQLISKQKQEVLEPST; via the exons atgcagggggccgaaCTCCGGGATggcgaggcggcggcggcggccgcttCGTACCGCGTCCTGAGCCGCCTGCTCGGCTATGGAGAGGCGGCCCCCGAGCCaggcccgccgccgccgcccccgggcCATGGCCCCGCACCGCCACCCTTCCTCGCGCGGCCCGGCCCGCGGGGCTCCAGGCCGCCTCAGCTGATGGTGTTCCGCAACGTGGGTCGGCCGCCGGAGGAGGAGGACGCGGAGGCGGCCCAGGAGCCGGGACCCTCGGAACTGCTGTGTCCCCGGCACCGCTGTGCCCTGGACCCCAAGGCCCTGCCGCCGGGGTTGGCGCTAGAGCGGACCTGGGGCCCGGCGGCTGGACTGGAGGCGCAGTTGGCCGCTCTGGGGCTCGGGCAGCCGGCGGGGCCGGGGGTCAAGATGGTCGGTGGGGGTTGCTGCCCGTGCCCGTGTCCCCCGCAGCCGCTCCCTCCGCAGCCCCAGCCGCCTGCTGCCGCCCCGCAGGCCGGGGAGGACCCCACGGAAACGAGCGACGCGCTGCTGGTCCTGGAGGGCTTGGAGTCGGAGGCAGAGAGCCTGGAGACTAACAGCTGCTCGGAAGAGGAGCTCAGCAGCCCGGgccgcggaggaggaggagggggcggccGGCTTCTACTGCAGCCCCCCGGTTCTGAATTACCCCCGGTGCCCTTCCCGATGCAGGACTTGGTCCCTCCCGGGCGCTTGAGTCGAGGGGAGCAGCTGCAGCAGCCtcccccgccgccgcctcctcctggGCCCCTCCGGCCACTCGCCGGCCTTTCTCGGAAGGGCTCCCTCAAAATCCGCCTCAGTCGCCTCTTTCGCACGAAGAGCTGCAACGGTGGCTCTGGCGGTGGGGATGGGGCCGGCAAGAGGCCTTCTGGAGAGCTGGCTGCTTCAGCTGCGAGCCTGACAGACATGGGCGGCTCTGCGGGCCGGGAGCTGGACCCGGGGAG GAAACCCAGGTTGACAAGAACTCAAAGTGCCTTTTCTCCAGTCTCCTTCAGCCCGCTATTCACAG GTGAAACAGTGTCACTGGTGGACGTGGACATCTCCCAGCGGGGCCTGACCTCTCCACACCCTCcaactccccctcctcctccaagaAGAAGCCTCAGCCTCCTAG ATGATATCAGTGGGACGCTGCCTACATCTGTCCTTGTGGCTCCGATGGGGTCTTCCCTGCAGTCTTTCCCCCTACCTCCGCCTCCTCCACCCCATGCCCCAG ACGCGTTTCCCCGGATTGCTCCCATCCGAGCCGCTGAGTCCCTGCACAGCCAGCCCCCGCAGCACCTCCAGTGTCCCCTCTACCGGCCTGACTCGAGCAGCTTTGCGGCTAGCCTGCGAGAGCTGGAGAAG TGTGGTTGGTATTGGGGGCCGATGAACTGGGAAGATGCAGAGATGAAGCTGAAAGGCAAGCCTGATGGTTCTTTCCTGGTACGAGACAGCTCCGATCCTCGTTAtatcctgagcctcagtttccgaTCACAGGGTATCACTCACCACACCAGAATGGAGCACTACAGAG GAACCTTCAGCCTGTGGTGTCATCCCAAGTTTGAGGATCGCTGTCAATCAGTGGTGGAGTTCATTAAGAGGGCCATCATGCACTCCAAGAATGGGAAGTTTCTCTATTTCTTGAGATCCAGGGTTCCAG GACTGCCACCAACTCCAGTCCAGTTGCTCTATCCAGTGTCCCGATTCAGCAATGTCAAATCCCTCCAGCACCTTTGCCGATTCCGAATCCGACAGCTCGTCCGGATCGATCACATCCCGGATCTCCCACTGCCTAA GCCTCTGATCTCTTATATCCGAAAGTTCTACTACTATGATCCTCAGGAAGAGGTATACCTGTCTCTAAAGGAAGCGCAGCTCATTTCCAAACAGAAGCAAGAGGTGCTGGAACCCTCCACGTAG
- the SOCS7 gene encoding suppressor of cytokine signaling 7 isoform X3, producing the protein MQGAELRDGEAAAAAASYRVLSRLLGYGEAAPEPGPPPPPPGHGPAPPPFLARPGPRGSRPPQLMVFRNVGRPPEEEDAEAAQEPGPSELLCPRHRCALDPKALPPGLALERTWGPAAGLEAQLAALGLGQPAGPGVKMVGGGCCPCPCPPQPLPPQPQPPAAAPQAGEDPTETSDALLVLEGLESEAESLETNSCSEEELSSPGRGGGGGGGRLLLQPPGSELPPVPFPMQDLVPPGRLSRGEQLQQPPPPPPPPGPLRPLAGLSRKGSLKIRLSRLFRTKSCNGGSGGGDGAGKRPSGELAASAASLTDMGGSAGRELDPGRKPRLTRTQSAFSPVSFSPLFTDAFPRIAPIRAAESLHSQPPQHLQCPLYRPDSSSFAASLRELEKCGWYWGPMNWEDAEMKLKGKPDGSFLVRDSSDPRYILSLSFRSQGITHHTRMEHYRGTFSLWCHPKFEDRCQSVVEFIKRAIMHSKNGKFLYFLRSRVPGLPPTPVQLLYPVSRFSNVKSLQHLCRFRIRQLVRIDHIPDLPLPKPLISYIRKFYYYDPQEEVYLSLKEAQLISKQKQEVLEPST; encoded by the exons atgcagggggccgaaCTCCGGGATggcgaggcggcggcggcggccgcttCGTACCGCGTCCTGAGCCGCCTGCTCGGCTATGGAGAGGCGGCCCCCGAGCCaggcccgccgccgccgcccccgggcCATGGCCCCGCACCGCCACCCTTCCTCGCGCGGCCCGGCCCGCGGGGCTCCAGGCCGCCTCAGCTGATGGTGTTCCGCAACGTGGGTCGGCCGCCGGAGGAGGAGGACGCGGAGGCGGCCCAGGAGCCGGGACCCTCGGAACTGCTGTGTCCCCGGCACCGCTGTGCCCTGGACCCCAAGGCCCTGCCGCCGGGGTTGGCGCTAGAGCGGACCTGGGGCCCGGCGGCTGGACTGGAGGCGCAGTTGGCCGCTCTGGGGCTCGGGCAGCCGGCGGGGCCGGGGGTCAAGATGGTCGGTGGGGGTTGCTGCCCGTGCCCGTGTCCCCCGCAGCCGCTCCCTCCGCAGCCCCAGCCGCCTGCTGCCGCCCCGCAGGCCGGGGAGGACCCCACGGAAACGAGCGACGCGCTGCTGGTCCTGGAGGGCTTGGAGTCGGAGGCAGAGAGCCTGGAGACTAACAGCTGCTCGGAAGAGGAGCTCAGCAGCCCGGgccgcggaggaggaggagggggcggccGGCTTCTACTGCAGCCCCCCGGTTCTGAATTACCCCCGGTGCCCTTCCCGATGCAGGACTTGGTCCCTCCCGGGCGCTTGAGTCGAGGGGAGCAGCTGCAGCAGCCtcccccgccgccgcctcctcctggGCCCCTCCGGCCACTCGCCGGCCTTTCTCGGAAGGGCTCCCTCAAAATCCGCCTCAGTCGCCTCTTTCGCACGAAGAGCTGCAACGGTGGCTCTGGCGGTGGGGATGGGGCCGGCAAGAGGCCTTCTGGAGAGCTGGCTGCTTCAGCTGCGAGCCTGACAGACATGGGCGGCTCTGCGGGCCGGGAGCTGGACCCGGGGAG GAAACCCAGGTTGACAAGAACTCAAAGTGCCTTTTCTCCAGTCTCCTTCAGCCCGCTATTCACAG ACGCGTTTCCCCGGATTGCTCCCATCCGAGCCGCTGAGTCCCTGCACAGCCAGCCCCCGCAGCACCTCCAGTGTCCCCTCTACCGGCCTGACTCGAGCAGCTTTGCGGCTAGCCTGCGAGAGCTGGAGAAG TGTGGTTGGTATTGGGGGCCGATGAACTGGGAAGATGCAGAGATGAAGCTGAAAGGCAAGCCTGATGGTTCTTTCCTGGTACGAGACAGCTCCGATCCTCGTTAtatcctgagcctcagtttccgaTCACAGGGTATCACTCACCACACCAGAATGGAGCACTACAGAG GAACCTTCAGCCTGTGGTGTCATCCCAAGTTTGAGGATCGCTGTCAATCAGTGGTGGAGTTCATTAAGAGGGCCATCATGCACTCCAAGAATGGGAAGTTTCTCTATTTCTTGAGATCCAGGGTTCCAG GACTGCCACCAACTCCAGTCCAGTTGCTCTATCCAGTGTCCCGATTCAGCAATGTCAAATCCCTCCAGCACCTTTGCCGATTCCGAATCCGACAGCTCGTCCGGATCGATCACATCCCGGATCTCCCACTGCCTAA GCCTCTGATCTCTTATATCCGAAAGTTCTACTACTATGATCCTCAGGAAGAGGTATACCTGTCTCTAAAGGAAGCGCAGCTCATTTCCAAACAGAAGCAAGAGGTGCTGGAACCCTCCACGTAG
- the SOCS7 gene encoding suppressor of cytokine signaling 7 isoform X2 → MQGAELRDGEAAAAAASYRVLSRLLGYGEAAPEPGPPPPPPGHGPAPPPFLARPGPRGSRPPQLMVFRNVGRPPEEEDAEAAQEPGPSELLCPRHRCALDPKALPPGLALERTWGPAAGLEAQLAALGLGQPAGPGVKMVGGGCCPCPCPPQPLPPQPQPPAAAPQAGEDPTETSDALLVLEGLESEAESLETNSCSEEELSSPGRGGGGGGGRLLLQPPGSELPPVPFPMQDLVPPGRLSRGEQLQQPPPPPPPPGPLRPLAGLSRKGSLKIRLSRLFRTKSCNGGSGGGDGAGKRPSGELAASAASLTDMGGSAGRELDPGRKPRLTRTQSAFSPVSFSPLFTGETVSLVDVDISQRGLTSPHPPTPPPPPRRSLSLLDAFPRIAPIRAAESLHSQPPQHLQCPLYRPDSSSFAASLRELEKCGWYWGPMNWEDAEMKLKGKPDGSFLVRDSSDPRYILSLSFRSQGITHHTRMEHYRGTFSLWCHPKFEDRCQSVVEFIKRAIMHSKNGKFLYFLRSRVPGLPPTPVQLLYPVSRFSNVKSLQHLCRFRIRQLVRIDHIPDLPLPKPLISYIRKFYYYDPQEEVYLSLKEAQLISKQKQEVLEPST, encoded by the exons atgcagggggccgaaCTCCGGGATggcgaggcggcggcggcggccgcttCGTACCGCGTCCTGAGCCGCCTGCTCGGCTATGGAGAGGCGGCCCCCGAGCCaggcccgccgccgccgcccccgggcCATGGCCCCGCACCGCCACCCTTCCTCGCGCGGCCCGGCCCGCGGGGCTCCAGGCCGCCTCAGCTGATGGTGTTCCGCAACGTGGGTCGGCCGCCGGAGGAGGAGGACGCGGAGGCGGCCCAGGAGCCGGGACCCTCGGAACTGCTGTGTCCCCGGCACCGCTGTGCCCTGGACCCCAAGGCCCTGCCGCCGGGGTTGGCGCTAGAGCGGACCTGGGGCCCGGCGGCTGGACTGGAGGCGCAGTTGGCCGCTCTGGGGCTCGGGCAGCCGGCGGGGCCGGGGGTCAAGATGGTCGGTGGGGGTTGCTGCCCGTGCCCGTGTCCCCCGCAGCCGCTCCCTCCGCAGCCCCAGCCGCCTGCTGCCGCCCCGCAGGCCGGGGAGGACCCCACGGAAACGAGCGACGCGCTGCTGGTCCTGGAGGGCTTGGAGTCGGAGGCAGAGAGCCTGGAGACTAACAGCTGCTCGGAAGAGGAGCTCAGCAGCCCGGgccgcggaggaggaggagggggcggccGGCTTCTACTGCAGCCCCCCGGTTCTGAATTACCCCCGGTGCCCTTCCCGATGCAGGACTTGGTCCCTCCCGGGCGCTTGAGTCGAGGGGAGCAGCTGCAGCAGCCtcccccgccgccgcctcctcctggGCCCCTCCGGCCACTCGCCGGCCTTTCTCGGAAGGGCTCCCTCAAAATCCGCCTCAGTCGCCTCTTTCGCACGAAGAGCTGCAACGGTGGCTCTGGCGGTGGGGATGGGGCCGGCAAGAGGCCTTCTGGAGAGCTGGCTGCTTCAGCTGCGAGCCTGACAGACATGGGCGGCTCTGCGGGCCGGGAGCTGGACCCGGGGAG GAAACCCAGGTTGACAAGAACTCAAAGTGCCTTTTCTCCAGTCTCCTTCAGCCCGCTATTCACAG GTGAAACAGTGTCACTGGTGGACGTGGACATCTCCCAGCGGGGCCTGACCTCTCCACACCCTCcaactccccctcctcctccaagaAGAAGCCTCAGCCTCCTAG ACGCGTTTCCCCGGATTGCTCCCATCCGAGCCGCTGAGTCCCTGCACAGCCAGCCCCCGCAGCACCTCCAGTGTCCCCTCTACCGGCCTGACTCGAGCAGCTTTGCGGCTAGCCTGCGAGAGCTGGAGAAG TGTGGTTGGTATTGGGGGCCGATGAACTGGGAAGATGCAGAGATGAAGCTGAAAGGCAAGCCTGATGGTTCTTTCCTGGTACGAGACAGCTCCGATCCTCGTTAtatcctgagcctcagtttccgaTCACAGGGTATCACTCACCACACCAGAATGGAGCACTACAGAG GAACCTTCAGCCTGTGGTGTCATCCCAAGTTTGAGGATCGCTGTCAATCAGTGGTGGAGTTCATTAAGAGGGCCATCATGCACTCCAAGAATGGGAAGTTTCTCTATTTCTTGAGATCCAGGGTTCCAG GACTGCCACCAACTCCAGTCCAGTTGCTCTATCCAGTGTCCCGATTCAGCAATGTCAAATCCCTCCAGCACCTTTGCCGATTCCGAATCCGACAGCTCGTCCGGATCGATCACATCCCGGATCTCCCACTGCCTAA GCCTCTGATCTCTTATATCCGAAAGTTCTACTACTATGATCCTCAGGAAGAGGTATACCTGTCTCTAAAGGAAGCGCAGCTCATTTCCAAACAGAAGCAAGAGGTGCTGGAACCCTCCACGTAG